In one Lolium rigidum isolate FL_2022 chromosome 3, APGP_CSIRO_Lrig_0.1, whole genome shotgun sequence genomic region, the following are encoded:
- the LOC124694682 gene encoding protein ACCELERATED CELL DEATH 6-like, with product MFLKKSTSSAGLQDTMGRTFLHIAAENNKVRIVSFVCRNQSLSWILNIQDYDGNTALHLAIQAGSLLMFCALLGNRQIHLNISNKKGQTALDISRYKIPPGLFDDQNSETRIHYALKVVHARSGNCRRDHFEENYNHQLKHTQREELKNMKESTQTLCIGAVLIATVTFGATFALPGGYRDDEHTNGGTPTLAGRYAFDAFILASTLSFILSAMSIVGLMYSGYSILNPHSRRIYLLVALYFASMSITCFMVAFALGLYMVLAPVAHKSAITICKSRGHLQCEYPSRACVFGWVKTDKNAVQRGHASQMRMTAASEMTQTRPKSGSRLRDRERRSREDSTPALSARWPKSGPRLRDRGRRSREDSTPALSARWLDGGRPPAFLRVRPRVGPPRSFGALRLLRHHGPLPPRPDLP from the exons ATGTTTCTTAAGAAGTCTACAAGCAGTGCTGGTTTGCAAGACACTATGGGAAGGACATTCCTTCATATAGCTGCTGAGAATAATAAAGTTCGGATTGTCAGTTTTGTTTGCAGAAATCAGTCACTCTCATGGATTCTGAACATTCAGGACTATGATGGAAACACTGCACTACACCTAGCTATCCAGGCAGGGAGTCTTCTCATGTTTTGTGCTTTGTTAGGGAATCGGCAAATACATTTAAATATATCAAATAAGAAAGGGCAAACTGCTCTAGATATATCGCGATATAAGATTCCCCCAGGATTGTTTGATGATCAG AATAGTGAAACAAGAATACATTATGCACTCAAAGTCGTTCATGCTAGGAGTGGTAATTGTCGTCGCGATCACTTTGAGGAAAACTACAATCACCAGTTAAAACATACTCAAAGAGAAGAATTGAAGAACATGAAAGAATCAACACAGACACTGTGTATTGGTGCAGTTCTAATTGCAACCGTGACATTTGGTGCTACTTTCGCCCTTCCTGGAGGGTACAGAGATGATGAACATACTAATGGAGGCACGCCAACACTTGCTGGGAGGTATGCTTTTGATGCATTCATACTAGCCAGCACATTGTCCTTCATCCTGTCTGCGATGTCTATCGTGGGCCTCATGTATTCAGGTTACTCTATTTTAAACCCACACAGTCGCAGAATTTACTTACTGGTAGCCTTATATTTTGCGTCAATGTCGATCACATGCTTCATGGTAGCTTTTGCACTAGGTTTGTATATGGTGCTAGCGCCAGTTGCTCACAAGTCTGCCATCACTATCTGT AAGTCACGAGGGCATCTCCAATGCGAGTACCCATCCCGCGCCTGCGTGTTCGGATGGGTCaaaacggacaaaaacgcggtcCAACGTGGCCACGCATCACAAATGCGGATGACCGCGGCGTCTGAGATGACCCAAACCCGGCCAAAATCTGGGTCGCGTTTGCGTGACCGTGAACGCCgatcgcgtgaggattccactccagctttatCAGCTAGGTGGCCAAAATCTGGGCCGCGTTTGCGTGACCGTGGACGCCgatcgcgtgaggattccactccagctttatCAGCTAGGTGGCTCGACGGCGGCCGCCCGCCGGCGTTCCTTCGCGTCCGCCCTCGTGTTGGCCCTCCTCGTAGCTTcggcgcgctccgcctcctgcggcatCACGGCCCGCTTCCCCCACGACCCGACCTCCCATAG
- the LOC124695616 gene encoding E3 ubiquitin-protein ligase MIB1-like, which translates to MVSHLIGLASWDEDNTGVNKGKELLEIENKDKETALHQAVRIGNNSIVKLLMKENSELASFPKHGTSPLYLAILLEEDIIVETLYNASHMKLSYSGQNGQNALHAAVLRGTERPICRAYKKAPGVEQ; encoded by the exons ATGGTCTCTCATCTCATTGGACTGGCCAGCTGGGACGAGGATAATACAGGTGTTAACAAAGGGAAGGAACTGCTGGAAATAGAAAACAAGGATAAGGAGACAGCATTGCATCAGGCAGTACGCATTGGGAACAATAGTATAGTCAAGCTGCTTATGAAGGAAAACTCAGAGTTGGCCAGTTTTCCGAAACATGGCACTTCACCTCTGTACCTAGCCATATTGCTGGAAgaggacatcattgttgagacgcTTTATAATGCGAGTCACATGAAGCTTTCTTACTCTGGGCAAAATGGACAGAATGCATTGCATGCTGCAGTTCTTCGAGGGACAG AAAGACCCATTTGCAGAGCTTACAAAAAAGCTCCTGGAGTGGAACAATGA